The DNA segment ACGTTCACGTGCACGAAGTGGTGACCGGTCAACATCAACTCTGCTTCCTCCGCCAGAGCGGACGCGACGTCCCTGGTGGCGTACCGCACACACCGGACCGGCAGAGCCGCCGCGTCGAACCGCACTTGAAGCACGTACTGGCCCGCGGGGAAACGGAACGCACGCTGGAAATCGCGGCACTCGGCACCCGCACGGTCTATGACCTCGTAACGGACCGGATATGTCTGACCCGAGCGGAGAGTCAGATCGAAAAGCAGCTCGGCGGCCATCAGACCGGCCGAGTGGTCGCGGCGCACGCGTCCCACTCGGCAGTTCTCCATTGCCCTGAGCTCCAACAGGTCAACGTCGGCTCCCGGGTCCGCCCAGACGATGGCCAAATAGCGGTCGACGCCATCTCGATGCGCGCCGAGCACCAAGAACGCCTCGCGGCGAGTGGCGCAGCGGTTGCGGTCGATCCACACCGACTCGTACTGGGTCGCGACGTGCAGCTTGTCTGCGGCCGTCGTGCCGAGGTCGCCGAGCAGGGCCTCGAGATTCGTCGCCAGCGACCACAGATGCCGGTATGCCCGCGACCCCGGCGGCAGCCCGGCGCCCGGCCCGCGTGGACGCGGCGGCCCCAACAGCACCATCAACGAGCCGAGCGGCAGCTCCAGGACCTCTTCGAGAACCGAGATCGCGCGCAGTGAGGTGGGACGCTCCGGCCGACGCGTTCCGTTCTGCCAGCCACTCAGCGTCGCGATACCCACGCGCGCCCCCCGGTCGGCGAGCCGTCGCTGCAGGCGCTCCAGCGACAGCCCACGTGCTGCAATCGCCGTCCGCAATGCGTCCTCGAACGGGCCGGTTCGCAGCACAGTCTCGATCGAGTGGATGTTCACAAAAACACCTCTTACGCGGCGTCAATCACCCTGTCAGAACGGCTCCGACCTGCCTCGACAAGTCGCGCAAGACACTTTACGCCACAGGCTCTTCACGTTGTTCTCGGTCCGCGATCATCGACACCTCTGAACCTTGTGGCGGCGTCACCTAGCCGAAGTCCAGGTCCTGAGCTAGGAACGGGTATTCCATCGCTCACGGTATGCGTCGCTCCGATCAGAGAGCCTCGGTTAGGTGATCTCCGGCCGCGACGCATATGACAGCAGGGGCCTCTTGTCCATACGGGACTGTTGAAATCTTCGAACCCCAGGAGGCCCAGCGGAACATTCACTTCTTCGGTCCCGCGTTGCGAAGTGCGTCGGCGACGTTTCCCCTCGTGGCGCCGAGCTTCTTCAACACCCGGGCGACATGCGTCTCCACAGTCCGCGGCGACAGGAACAACGCCTGCGCGATGTCCTGGTTGGTCGCTCCTTGAGCGAGGAGTTCCGCGACCTGCTGCTCACGTGGGGAAAGCCGATCGCCATAGCCACGTCTGCCGCGCCGTACAGGGCCTGCCAGCCCGAGTTCGTACATTGTCCGTTGGCAGCGTGCGAAATCATGGGTTGCTCCCAGCGCGTCGAAGCCGGAGAGCGCCTCCTGCAAGTGAACGGCGGCCTGGCCGTCACCGGCGGCGGCCAATGCTACGCCGAGTTGCTCGCCAGCCAGGGCGACATCGTAGGGGCGTCCGATGTCCGCGAATTGCAGCCGCGCACGTTCAAAACTCTGCGCAGCCGACACTGGATCGTTGACGCCCATCAAGGTGCCGCGTGCGATGTGGAGCTCAGCGACGGCCGCCGGAGTGACGGCGCCAGCGATGGCTGACTCACCTTCGAGCACGAGATCCTCTGCGACGCAACGCTGACCGCAGCCCAGCGCGGCCTTGACGGCCACGGGGATCAGACCGGTGCTGCGAACCCAGGCAGCGGCGGAGCGCAACGTCTCCAACGCCGCCGCTGCGATCGCCCAGGCGTCCTGCGGTTCGTCGTCTGCCAGCCGCATCCGAGCGAGCCCTGCGGCGGCGCGCACCGCGACAGTCACCTGTGGCTCGGTCTCCCCCAATACTGCGGCGTCCTTGAAGAGTTGCAAGGCGCGGCTCCGCTGTCCGCGCGCTGCTGCCACTTGTCCGAGCGTGAGTGCTCTGTCAGACCGCACCAAGACGGTATCCGGATACTCATTGGCCAAGGCCGTGTAGCGTTCATCTATATCAGCCCATTTACCGGACTGGGCGGCCAGGCGCAGCAGCGAGTTTCGGCAGTAGCACTCGATATGCGGGAACCCAGTGCGGCGCCCTAATTCAATGCCTTCGGCCAGTATCTGAGCCGCGCGCCGGTCGTGACCGAGCTCGATAGCGACCTCGCCGACGTTGCAGAGCGCTCGCGCTGTCTGCCGGACGACTTCCTGGTCGTCTGAATGCCGGGGCATCTGGTCGACCAGCGCCCACACATCCGGATCGGCTTCTCGCGCGAGCAGGGAGAGCCGGGTGGCCTGCACCGCGGCGCGCACGCCCGGCTCGTGGGTTCGCGAGAGCGCGGCTTCAGCCCGGTTCATCCAGATCCACGCCTGCTTCGGACCGCCCGCACGTTCGTTCATGACGAGCGCGGCCATAGCGCGTACAGCACGGTCGGGGCGTTCAGCGAGCTCGTCGAGTGACCGCTCAATCTCCTCGCTGCCGCGGCGGTCACCGGCGTGGTTAGTCATCAGCATTCCCAGCGACAGCCGGATTTCGCCGCGCGCGGGGGTTGGAAGCTGCGGGTCGGCAAGAATCCGGCGAAGCGTGGCAGCGCTGGTCGCATAGTCGACACCGTTGACTACGATGGCAGCCAGGGCCAGTGCAGCACGTGAGCGGACGTCTCTGTCCAGTCCGGCCGTTTCGAGGACGCGATTGAGTAGCGTGGCGGCGGTGCCGACGTCTCCGACCGCCGTCGCCTGGTCGGCGGCCGCCTCGGCCCGTTCCAGCCACGCACTGGTGTCACCGGTTTGAAGAGTGTGGTGGGCGATCTGCACCAACGGCGGCGGATCCTGGGCTTCCATGACCTCGATCGCACGCCGGTGCAGCGTGACGCGACGCGGGCCTGGTATCTGCTGATAGGAAGCCTGCTGAGCGAGCATGTGCCGAAAACTGTAACGCGCTATGCCGCTCTCTTGGAGAACGGCGGCCCGCAAAGCCTCGGTGATGCCCAGGGAGCCCTGCTCCGGGTCCAGGTCGGCGACCTGAGCGAGGAGATCCTCATTCGCCTCGACGCCGATGACTGCGGCGGCTTCGGCTATGGCCGTCGCCGCTGGCGACAAAGCGGTCAACCGTTCAGTGAACGCTTCGCGCAAAGAGTGTGGCAGCTCGGCGTGCTGAAGGTCGGCGATCATGTCGGAACCGCCGGCCCGGGCACGGTGGTGGCGGTTCTCGGCCAGCGTGATCAGGTCTTCCTCAACGACAAGCGGCACTCCCTCGCAGCGTTGATACAGGACTCCGCTCAGCTCGGGCGTGGCACCAGGTCCCAGGGCCTGGCGCGCCAGTTGATGGACGGACCGCTCTGTCAGTGGTTCGACCTCGATGGTGATCCCGGTAGTCCCTGGCTGGCGCCGGTAGGCAGCCCCCAGCAAGGGTCTGCCGAGAGGCAGGTCTTCGTTGCGAAAGGTCAGTACCAGGCTCAAAGCTGCGGGCATGTCACGAGTAAGGAGTAGCAGCATCTCGCGCGTTGCGTCGTCAGCCCAGTGCATGTCCTCGACTACCAGCGTCGCCGGGCCAAGCAAGCTCAGGAGTGAGTGCAGACCGTCCACCAACGCACGAGTGTCGGCAACACGAGTCGGAGGCTCCGGCAGCCGATCTGCCAGGTCTGGGAGCAGCGGGGCAAGGACACCGGCGCTGCGCGGGATGTCTACCACCGACCGCAGCCACTCCGCCGCTTCACGCAGCGCGTCGATTATGGGCCCATAGGGAGACGGTTCACGCAGCGGGTGGCAGTAGCCGGTCAGTACCCGGCCGCCAGCTGCGACCAGCACCTTCTTCGCCTCGGCGACGAGCCGCGACTTACCGATGCCGGCCTCGCCCCCGACCAGCACAACGGCCGGCGCCTGGTGAAGTGCGGACAACAGCGTTGCAAGCTCGTGCTCGCGCCCTACGAACGCGAATCCCTGGGCGTGTGCCGCACCACCAACGGGATCTCGGGAGGCGGCCTGCGTGCCGACCGTTTTTCCCATAGTTCACACTAGAACGGGAAATTCTCACCCGCAAAGCGACGCCGTCTAGACGGTATGTAGGTGCCGGTTGTTTTGCCGGGCCTCGCGCACAAGTTGTCGTGGGTTGCCGGCCGGGCGCAGCCTGGCCGGCAGTGCCTACATTTGCGGAAGGCCCGGTGTTTTCCGAGCGTACGAGCGTGGGATTGGATGTGCACGCCCGCAGCGTGGTGGCGTGCGCGATCGACACGATGACCGGGGAGATGATCCGGGCGGGACGTCTATCAACGGCGGCAGCCACCCCCCTTCTCCGCGCAGAGCGTCGATGACGGGCCCGCAGGAAGAAGGTTCGCGCAGCGGGTGGCAGTAGCCGGTCAACACCCGGCCGGCGGCAGCGACGCGAGTATCTTCTTCGCCTCGGCGACCAGCCGCGGCCTGCCGATCCTGGCCTCCCCTCTACCAGGACGACGGCCGGCGCCTGGTGGAGCGTGGACAACAGCGCCGCCAACACATGCTCGCGCCCTACCAACGCGAATCCCTGAGCGCATGCGGCGCCAGCGGCGTCTCGGGAGGCACCCTGCCCGCTACCTGTACCCATACCTCACGTCAAAAACCAGAAATTCTTATCCACAAGACATGCGCCTCGACCGGTGGCCTACCTGCCCTACCCAGTCTCTCCGGACCCTCAACGGAACGAAAAGGATGCGTACCCGGAAAGTTACCCACCCCTCATTGTTCGGCGGACACAGGGGCACAGAGACTGAATTCACATCGTCCTACCTGGACCGCAGCGCATAGGCGGCTTCCGGACGAAGGAGGCAAACCATGATCACTGTCGACCAGACCACGAAACGCACCGAAGCCGCTCCGTCCTGGTTCTGCCCGCACCAGCCGCCGTGCCCCACGGCCGCCGCAACAGACCACAACCGGGCCCGCATCCGGACCACGCACCCAGAGCAGGGCTGGACCCTGTTGTGCAACGGCGCTATCTCCTTCGACGACACCGGCGAGCTGCTGCCGGACGGCCGGACCATCCCGCCGCAGCGCACTGGGCTCTACCCGGCGAGCTGACATATCCAGCCGGAGAAGACGTCATGTTCACAATCGCCCTCAGTGCCCTACCGTTGCTGACCTCTGGATACACGCTGGGCCGCTTTTGCTCCCGGTCGCGGTGCCGGCACCTGCGCACCGCCCTGACCACAGCGCGCCACCTGGCGGAACACGACCCGCTCACCGGGCTCCTGAACCGAGCCGGCGCGCAATCCTTCTACGAGTCCCAGGCGGCTTCGAGCATCGTCGTCCTGGTCGACCTCGACGGATTCAAAACCGTCAACGACACCTGGGGCCACCAGGTCGGAGACGCACAACTGGTCGCCATCGCCCAACGTCTCACTGACGCCTGCGCGCCGATCGACGCAGTGGCCGGCCGGCTGTCCGGCGATGAGTTCCTGCTCCTGCTGCCCGAAACCGAGCCGGCTGCGGCCCAAGCTCAGGTGGCGGCGATCCTGGCACAGCTCAGCACGCCGATCACTCACTCGGTCGTTGATGCGCTGCAGGTCAACATCACACCGAGCGCATCGGCAGGTATCGCGGTCCCGCAGGGAGGCCAGGCTTGGGCAAGCCAGCTAAGGCACGCGGACATCGCCCTGTACCAGGCAAAGGCGGTGGGCGGGCAGGCGGTCCTCTACGCCACCGGAATGCAGCAACCCGCACGCCAGGACAGTCGCGAAACCCGGCTTCGCGACTCAGACCTCGTGAACTTCGCTTGAGGCCTCACGAACTACGAGGTGATGTGCCCTGGGCTTGGGATAGTCGTTATGTCACGTACCAAGCCATACCCCGCCGACACCAAGCCTACGAATCGAGCAGCTTGACAGACACAGAGGCCCCCAGGGTGCGCGCCACAGGTCAGGTCCAGCGGCGCAGCTCGTTGCGGGCTTCCTTCTTCCGCAGTGCCTCGTCCAGGTCGATGCCGTAGCGGTTCGCGATAGAGCACATGACGATCAGAATGTCTGCAAGTTCTTCGTCGACCTCCCCGACGCGGGATTCGGGATCGACGGAGAGGTGCTTCTGTCGCTTACGAATCGCCTTGTTCAGCTCTCCGACCTCTTCGCCGAGCAGAAGGGCCTGCGACAGGACGTCGCGGTCAGAGAAGCCGCGTTCAAGCTCCATGGCGGCAACATAGGCCTGAATCACGCTGAGGGGTTGTTCCTGGTCGAGCGGTTGCATTGTTTGCGCCTCACAGTGGTGATGGTGGAAGGGAAGACCGAAACGGCGGGCCCCGGCGGCCGGACGGCGACTACCAGACGAGATCGAGCTCATCCTGATGGCTGGGGATTGATCCGGCACCGCCGACGCCGTTCGTGTTCTGCCAGCCGCGAAGCAATGTGCCGGACAGCATCTCGGCGCGCGCACGGACGAGGTTGCGCTGCTGTGGGCTCGTCCGGCCCCGAACGAGCGCAGGTTCGACGCGCCGGGCGGCCTTGTTCCACGACCAGGTGCCAACGAGTCTGCCGTCGATCATCACGGTGGGAAGGACTTCACCGATCTGGTTGAACACTGCGCGCTCCGGCAGGTCGCCGAGGTAGCGCGAGCGGGTCTGGTTATATGCTTTCAGCGCTACATCTTCGTGGGCCAGGAAGCTAATCCGCTCCGACGGCCGCTGTACAGCGGATTCGGTAAATTGTTCGAACCGGTCGCGGAACATGTAGACGGGGTCATCAGTCCACGGCGTTGTCAGCGCCAGCAGCTCGCGGCCGGTGTCGGCCAATGCTTGTGTGATAGCCGAGGCGGGCAGGGCCGACCACCACATGGCGTCACGAATGCTAGCTGGCCCGTACCTGTCGAAGTAGGCGCCGATGAGGACTGCAGTCGCGTGCTCGCGAGGCTGATGGAGGTCGACGCCCGGATACGCCACGCTGGTCAGCCCAAAGGTGCGGATCTCCCGGTTCCAACCGGTGGTGCGGTTCAGGTAGCACAGCACGCCGCGCTCCCATCCAACCTTGATCGCCAAGCGTGCAGTGGTCAGAGCGAACCCGCGACGGCCGAGCCTGCACTCCAGATCGCGATGAAATGTTGGTCCATCCTCCTCCAGGATCGTTGTCAGGGCTGCGATCGCCTTATCAACCTGGGTCGGCGGAACGCCGGCATTGGTGACTTGGCGCAGCGCGTCTCGAACACGGAAGTGGGCGGTGGCAGCATGGGCAGCTGCGGCCAAGGGCAACGGCAGGGTGTGCAGCGTCTTGCGCATGCAACGCACGGTTATCACCGAGGTCCTGGTCGTCTCAGTGAACAGACTCATCGGTACCTCGGCGCTGGCGGAGCGCGCGGCGACGGTGGCGTACGGGGATGGCAGTCGCGCGGCGTGCAGCCCGAGCGCCGCGTCGGCGATGGCCGGCACGCTGGCGATATGTGTGTGCTCGGCAAGGCCCTGACGCTCTAGCAGCCAGTTCCACAGGTTGTCGGCTTGCGCGCCGTCGATCGGGTTCGATTCGGCGGCACGCAGCAGCTCAAACATAGACGGCACGCTAGCAGCGAACGGCGGTGGCGCAGGCCTTTCGCCGCGATCGGTCACCCTTGCGAACCCCAGCGTTGCTCGATGAAGGTGTGCAACCGGTAATAGGAGTCTTCGAGCTCCCGCCATTGGGCGTCGTTGCCCCACCAGCGGCGGGTGTTGTGGTGGATATGGAACTTGGACCAGTTCCCGTCCCAGTCCGGTTGCAGATGGGTTCCACCGATTCCGTGCAGGCCAGCCTCCCGGTAGACCTGAGTTCCCGGCAGCGGAACGAACCGGAACAGCGAGACGCGCGCGAGTTGGTCACCGAGTTCGTCGAGCAGGCTCATCGTGTCTTCAGTTGTGGCGGCGGTCTCGCCCGGGTAGCCATGGATGATGAACGCCTTGGCAGCGATGCCGGCATCCGTGGTCTGACCTACGGCGCGTTTGATCTTCTCGCGCGTCGTGTTCTTGCGCATCGCCTTCAGCAGCGGCTCGCTGCCGGACTCCACGCCGTATTTGATCTCGATGCAGCCTGAGCGGGCCATCGACGTCAGCAGGGGTGCGTCGACGGTGTCCACCCGTGACAGCGCCGACCAGTGAAGTCCCAGGTCAGCGATGCTGTCGCAGATGTCGCGGACCTTGTTCTTGTTGACGATGAAGTTGTCATCGACGATGGCGAACCCTTCGATGCTGTAGGAGGCTACGAGCGCTTCCAACTCTCGCCTGGCGCTGGCCCCGCTGCGGTACTGAATTCGGGTCTGTCCGGCCGCACAGAAGGAGCAGGGGAACGGGCAGCCGCGGGAGAACATGACATGCGCCATTCTCATGTCAGTGCCGGCCAGTCGGTCGGTGAGTACCAGGTCCTCGGCGGGCAGCAGGTGCCGGGCTGGCAGCGGCAACTCGTCGATGTTCTTCATCAGCCGGCGCGGCTGCGACCGGCGGATCTCATCATCTTCGCGCCACAACACGCCGGGGACTGACGCGAAGTCGCGGGTGTGCGCGTGGTCGAGGATCTCAAGGATTGTCTCCTCAGCTTCGCCGTCCGCGGCCACATCTGCATGGAAGTCGATCAGACTGGACTCGGGGTAGAAGTTGCAGTGCACACCGCCGACCATCACCAGGGCGTCGGCGCGGATGGTGGAGTTCGCACGAGCGGCGAGCATGATGCCGTAGGTCGCCGAGGAGGCCAGACTGAACCCGACCGCGTCGAACCCGGCCAGGTCCAGCACGGTGTGGTCGGGT comes from the Catenulispora sp. MAP5-51 genome and includes:
- a CDS encoding MazG nucleotide pyrophosphohydrolase domain-containing protein; this translates as MQPLDQEQPLSVIQAYVAAMELERGFSDRDVLSQALLLGEEVGELNKAIRKRQKHLSVDPESRVGEVDEELADILIVMCSIANRYGIDLDEALRKKEARNELRRWT
- a CDS encoding diguanylate cyclase domain-containing protein translates to MFTIALSALPLLTSGYTLGRFCSRSRCRHLRTALTTARHLAEHDPLTGLLNRAGAQSFYESQAASSIVVLVDLDGFKTVNDTWGHQVGDAQLVAIAQRLTDACAPIDAVAGRLSGDEFLLLLPETEPAAAQAQVAAILAQLSTPITHSVVDALQVNITPSASAGIAVPQGGQAWASQLRHADIALYQAKAVGGQAVLYATGMQQPARQDSRETRLRDSDLVNFA
- a CDS encoding DNA glycosylase AlkZ-like family protein — protein: MFELLRAAESNPIDGAQADNLWNWLLERQGLAEHTHIASVPAIADAALGLHAARLPSPYATVAARSASAEVPMSLFTETTRTSVITVRCMRKTLHTLPLPLAAAAHAATAHFRVRDALRQVTNAGVPPTQVDKAIAALTTILEEDGPTFHRDLECRLGRRGFALTTARLAIKVGWERGVLCYLNRTTGWNREIRTFGLTSVAYPGVDLHQPREHATAVLIGAYFDRYGPASIRDAMWWSALPASAITQALADTGRELLALTTPWTDDPVYMFRDRFEQFTESAVQRPSERISFLAHEDVALKAYNQTRSRYLGDLPERAVFNQIGEVLPTVMIDGRLVGTWSWNKAARRVEPALVRGRTSPQQRNLVRARAEMLSGTLLRGWQNTNGVGGAGSIPSHQDELDLVW
- a CDS encoding radical SAM protein, translating into MRVALVYPEVYDMARFKENRKEFPPFGVLYLAAVAEQAGHEVVIEKVAPDHTVLDLAGFDAVGFSLASSATYGIMLAARANSTIRADALVMVGGVHCNFYPESSLIDFHADVAADGEAEETILEILDHAHTRDFASVPGVLWREDDEIRRSQPRRLMKNIDELPLPARHLLPAEDLVLTDRLAGTDMRMAHVMFSRGCPFPCSFCAAGQTRIQYRSGASARRELEALVASYSIEGFAIVDDNFIVNKNKVRDICDSIADLGLHWSALSRVDTVDAPLLTSMARSGCIEIKYGVESGSEPLLKAMRKNTTREKIKRAVGQTTDAGIAAKAFIIHGYPGETAATTEDTMSLLDELGDQLARVSLFRFVPLPGTQVYREAGLHGIGGTHLQPDWDGNWSKFHIHHNTRRWWGNDAQWRELEDSYYRLHTFIEQRWGSQG
- a CDS encoding DUF5999 family protein, giving the protein MITVDQTTKRTEAAPSWFCPHQPPCPTAAATDHNRARIRTTHPEQGWTLLCNGAISFDDTGELLPDGRTIPPQRTGLYPAS
- a CDS encoding AAA family ATPase; amino-acid sequence: MGKTVGTQAASRDPVGGAAHAQGFAFVGREHELATLLSALHQAPAVVLVGGEAGIGKSRLVAEAKKVLVAAGGRVLTGYCHPLREPSPYGPIIDALREAAEWLRSVVDIPRSAGVLAPLLPDLADRLPEPPTRVADTRALVDGLHSLLSLLGPATLVVEDMHWADDATREMLLLLTRDMPAALSLVLTFRNEDLPLGRPLLGAAYRRQPGTTGITIEVEPLTERSVHQLARQALGPGATPELSGVLYQRCEGVPLVVEEDLITLAENRHHRARAGGSDMIADLQHAELPHSLREAFTERLTALSPAATAIAEAAAVIGVEANEDLLAQVADLDPEQGSLGITEALRAAVLQESGIARYSFRHMLAQQASYQQIPGPRRVTLHRRAIEVMEAQDPPPLVQIAHHTLQTGDTSAWLERAEAAADQATAVGDVGTAATLLNRVLETAGLDRDVRSRAALALAAIVVNGVDYATSAATLRRILADPQLPTPARGEIRLSLGMLMTNHAGDRRGSEEIERSLDELAERPDRAVRAMAALVMNERAGGPKQAWIWMNRAEAALSRTHEPGVRAAVQATRLSLLAREADPDVWALVDQMPRHSDDQEVVRQTARALCNVGEVAIELGHDRRAAQILAEGIELGRRTGFPHIECYCRNSLLRLAAQSGKWADIDERYTALANEYPDTVLVRSDRALTLGQVAAARGQRSRALQLFKDAAVLGETEPQVTVAVRAAAGLARMRLADDEPQDAWAIAAAALETLRSAAAWVRSTGLIPVAVKAALGCGQRCVAEDLVLEGESAIAGAVTPAAVAELHIARGTLMGVNDPVSAAQSFERARLQFADIGRPYDVALAGEQLGVALAAAGDGQAAVHLQEALSGFDALGATHDFARCQRTMYELGLAGPVRRGRRGYGDRLSPREQQVAELLAQGATNQDIAQALFLSPRTVETHVARVLKKLGATRGNVADALRNAGPKK